A genome region from Cucurbita pepo subsp. pepo cultivar mu-cu-16 chromosome LG02, ASM280686v2, whole genome shotgun sequence includes the following:
- the LOC111788648 gene encoding TPR repeat-containing thioredoxin TTL1-like isoform X2, producing MCSSINNTLFCIYYQQSASFTLQQRLNLIMEKTAEFSFCGFVRWIFQPRCKWFKKSSVHSLPTNTSENCSVSDDAKAPLEQDRRTHQKPTLDQSRPSISHQKNQSRRPSDAARISLSNGSVLGNLKPIGSANYSPRNRQEMNSSPKLGGNGNMGNIMRRSSCELKPNVLKSMGNEAYKQGRFEEALALYNRAIALDSENPVYYSNKGASLIALHRFIEAIEECKKALKIQPSYQRAHHRLATTYLRIGEPEKAVAHLEQSGPYSDINDMNRACVLQSCLSKCIEARKLQDWDTLLKETKWAISSVSNSAYKIYALQAEALLKFHRYQEAYAIYQKGQTLEPNLLTKLFSVADSALILSIEAQVYTTMGRFEEAVAAAERSTRLDPTNMEANRVAKWAKLVSSARLRGNLLFKESRFPEACTAYSEGLEHDPYNSILLCNRAACRSKLGRYEKAVEDCTAALMTQPCYSKARHRRADCNAKMERWEASIQDYEVLIRERPGNEEVGRALFEAQLQLRKQHGEDIKDLKFGCNLVCISSYERFRHFVTSPGMSVVLFCNKSYQKEGLEVFESVYERFPWLNFLKVDQNGGGRRPSLFGEVGGGEVHSSFQDIQKWKNSEGDSRL from the exons ATGTGTTCATCCATCAACAACACTCTGTTCTGTATATATTACCAACAATCTGCTTCTTTTACACTACAACAAAG ATTAAACTTGATCATGGAAAAAACAGCTGAGTTCTCTTTTTGTGGGTTTGTGAGATGGATTTTCCAGCCACGATGCAAGTGGTTTAAGAAATCCTCTGTTCATTCATTACCCACAAATACCTCTGAAAATTGCTCTGTTTCGGATGATGCCAAGGCGCCATTGGAACAGGATCGAAGAACCCACCAAAAACCCACTTTGGATCAATCAAGACCTTCGATTTCTCACCAGAAGAATCAAAGTCGGAGGCCTTCCGATGCTGCAAGAATCTCGTTAAGTAATGGGTCAGTTTTGGGTAATTTGAAGCCAATTGGATCGGCGAACTACAGTCCAAGGAATCGACAAGAGATGAATTCAAGTCCAAAACTTGGAGGAAATGGCAATATGGGGAACATTATGAGGAGAAGTTCATGTGAATTAAAGCCGAATGTGTTGAAATCCATGGGAAATGAAGCTTACAAACAGGGGAGATTCGAAGAAGCATTGGCTTTGTATAACAGAGCAATAGCTTTAGATTCAGAGAATCCTGTTTATTATAGCAACAAAGGAGCTTCTTTGATTGCCTTGCATCGTTTCATTGAAGCCATTGAAGAATGCAAGAAGGCATTAAAGATTCAGCCATCATATCAAAGAGCCCATCATCGTTTAGCCACTACCTATCTCAG AATTGGGGAGCCTGAGAAAGCAGTGGCTCACTTGGAACAATCAGGCCCTTACAGTGACATAAACGACATGAACAGAGCTTGTGTTCTTCAGAGCTGTTTGAGTAAGTGTATTGAAGCAAGGAAGCTACAAGATTGGGACACTCTGTTAAAAGAGACCAAATGGGCAATTTCCTCTGTTTCTAATTCAGCTTATAAGATCTACGCTTTGCAAGCTGAGGCCTTGTTGAAGTTCCATAGATATCAAGAGGCTTATGCCATTTACCAAAAGGGTCAAACCCTCGAGCCAAATTTGCTAACCAAGTTATTTAGTGTAGCTGATAGTGCACTTATTTTATCCATTGAGGCACAAGTTTACACGACAATGGGCAG GTTTGAGGAAGCTGTGGCAGCAGCAGAACGATCAACAAGGCTTGATCCAACTAATATGGAGGCTAACAGAGTGGCAAAATGGGCTAAACTTGTTTCATCAGCTAGATTGAGAGGCAATCTACTCTTCAAGGAATCAAGATTTCCAGAAGCCTGTACTGCATACAGTGAAGGATTAGAACACGACCCGTATAACTCGATTTTGCTATGCAACCGAGCAGCATGTCGATCGAAGCTGGGGCGGTACGAGAAAGCTGTTGAAGATTGCACTGCAGCTCTAATGACACAGCCATGTTACagcaaagccagacaccgcaGAGCTGATTGCAATGCAAAA ATGGAGAGATGGGAGGCTTCAATTCAAGATTACGAGGTGTTGATAAGAGAGAGACCAGGAAATGAGGAAGTGGGGAGGGCTCTGTTTGAGGCGCAGCTTCAACTCAGAAAGCAACATGGGGAGGACATCAAAGACTTGAAATTTGGGTGTAATTTGGTGTGTATTTCAAGTTATGAACGTTTTAGGCACTTTGTTACCTCTCCTG GGATGTCGGTGGTTCTGTTTTGCAACAAAAGCTACCAGAAGGAGGGGCTCGAAGTGTTCGAGTCGGTTTACGAGCGGTTTCCGTGGCTAAACTTCCTAAAGGTGGATCAAAATG GTGGAGGTAGAAGACCATCCTTATTTGGTGAAGTTGGAGGAGGTGAGGTCCATTCCAGCTTTCAAGATATacagaaatggaagaatagTGAAGGAGATTCCAGGCTCTAA
- the LOC111788648 gene encoding TPR repeat-containing thioredoxin TTL1-like isoform X1: protein MCSSINNTLFCIYYQQSASFTLQQRLNLIMEKTAEFSFCGFVRWIFQPRCKWFKKSSVHSLPTNTSENCSVSDDAKAPLEQDRRTHQKPTLDQSRPSISHQKNQSRRPSDAARISLSNGSVLGNLKPIGSANYSPRNRQEMNSSPKLGGNGNMGNIMRRSSCELKPNVLKSMGNEAYKQGRFEEALALYNRAIALDSENPVYYSNKGASLIALHRFIEAIEECKKALKIQPSYQRAHHRLATTYLRIGEPEKAVAHLEQSGPYSDINDMNRACVLQSCLSKCIEARKLQDWDTLLKETKWAISSVSNSAYKIYALQAEALLKFHRYQEAYAIYQKGQTLEPNLLTKLFSVADSALILSIEAQVYTTMGRFEEAVAAAERSTRLDPTNMEANRVAKWAKLVSSARLRGNLLFKESRFPEACTAYSEGLEHDPYNSILLCNRAACRSKLGRYEKAVEDCTAALMTQPCYSKARHRRADCNAKMERWEASIQDYEVLIRERPGNEEVGRALFEAQLQLRKQHGEDIKDLKFGCNLVCISSYERFRHFVTSPGMSVVLFCNKSYQKEGLEVFESVYERFPWLNFLKVEVEDHPYLVKLEEVRSIPAFKIYRNGRIVKEIPGSKPHSLESLVKLYSS from the exons ATGTGTTCATCCATCAACAACACTCTGTTCTGTATATATTACCAACAATCTGCTTCTTTTACACTACAACAAAG ATTAAACTTGATCATGGAAAAAACAGCTGAGTTCTCTTTTTGTGGGTTTGTGAGATGGATTTTCCAGCCACGATGCAAGTGGTTTAAGAAATCCTCTGTTCATTCATTACCCACAAATACCTCTGAAAATTGCTCTGTTTCGGATGATGCCAAGGCGCCATTGGAACAGGATCGAAGAACCCACCAAAAACCCACTTTGGATCAATCAAGACCTTCGATTTCTCACCAGAAGAATCAAAGTCGGAGGCCTTCCGATGCTGCAAGAATCTCGTTAAGTAATGGGTCAGTTTTGGGTAATTTGAAGCCAATTGGATCGGCGAACTACAGTCCAAGGAATCGACAAGAGATGAATTCAAGTCCAAAACTTGGAGGAAATGGCAATATGGGGAACATTATGAGGAGAAGTTCATGTGAATTAAAGCCGAATGTGTTGAAATCCATGGGAAATGAAGCTTACAAACAGGGGAGATTCGAAGAAGCATTGGCTTTGTATAACAGAGCAATAGCTTTAGATTCAGAGAATCCTGTTTATTATAGCAACAAAGGAGCTTCTTTGATTGCCTTGCATCGTTTCATTGAAGCCATTGAAGAATGCAAGAAGGCATTAAAGATTCAGCCATCATATCAAAGAGCCCATCATCGTTTAGCCACTACCTATCTCAG AATTGGGGAGCCTGAGAAAGCAGTGGCTCACTTGGAACAATCAGGCCCTTACAGTGACATAAACGACATGAACAGAGCTTGTGTTCTTCAGAGCTGTTTGAGTAAGTGTATTGAAGCAAGGAAGCTACAAGATTGGGACACTCTGTTAAAAGAGACCAAATGGGCAATTTCCTCTGTTTCTAATTCAGCTTATAAGATCTACGCTTTGCAAGCTGAGGCCTTGTTGAAGTTCCATAGATATCAAGAGGCTTATGCCATTTACCAAAAGGGTCAAACCCTCGAGCCAAATTTGCTAACCAAGTTATTTAGTGTAGCTGATAGTGCACTTATTTTATCCATTGAGGCACAAGTTTACACGACAATGGGCAG GTTTGAGGAAGCTGTGGCAGCAGCAGAACGATCAACAAGGCTTGATCCAACTAATATGGAGGCTAACAGAGTGGCAAAATGGGCTAAACTTGTTTCATCAGCTAGATTGAGAGGCAATCTACTCTTCAAGGAATCAAGATTTCCAGAAGCCTGTACTGCATACAGTGAAGGATTAGAACACGACCCGTATAACTCGATTTTGCTATGCAACCGAGCAGCATGTCGATCGAAGCTGGGGCGGTACGAGAAAGCTGTTGAAGATTGCACTGCAGCTCTAATGACACAGCCATGTTACagcaaagccagacaccgcaGAGCTGATTGCAATGCAAAA ATGGAGAGATGGGAGGCTTCAATTCAAGATTACGAGGTGTTGATAAGAGAGAGACCAGGAAATGAGGAAGTGGGGAGGGCTCTGTTTGAGGCGCAGCTTCAACTCAGAAAGCAACATGGGGAGGACATCAAAGACTTGAAATTTGGGTGTAATTTGGTGTGTATTTCAAGTTATGAACGTTTTAGGCACTTTGTTACCTCTCCTG GGATGTCGGTGGTTCTGTTTTGCAACAAAAGCTACCAGAAGGAGGGGCTCGAAGTGTTCGAGTCGGTTTACGAGCGGTTTCCGTGGCTAAACTTCCTAAAG GTGGAGGTAGAAGACCATCCTTATTTGGTGAAGTTGGAGGAGGTGAGGTCCATTCCAGCTTTCAAGATATacagaaatggaagaatagTGAAGGAGATTCCAGGCTCTAAACCCCATTCATTAGAGAGTTTAGTGAAGTTGTACAGCAGTTGA
- the LOC111788647 gene encoding sulfate transporter 1.3-like, with product MRGEEGNLAEENLETKEGTPSSEDERYIHKVSVPPKQKLFQEIKSGVKETFFPDDPLRSFKDQTNRRKFILGIRAVFPILEWGRDYNISKFRGDVIAGLTIASLCIPQDIGYAKLANLPPQYGLYSSFVPPLIYALMGSSRDIAIGPVAVVSLLLGAMLQTEIDSATNAEEYRRLIFTATFFAGITQATLGVLRLGFLIDFLSHAAIVGFMGGAAITIALQQLKGFLGIKDFTKKTDIISVMQSVFSTMQHGWNWQTIVIAATFLCFLLFAKFTGKRNKKLFWVPAIAPLISVVLSTLLVYLTRADKQGVAIVKHIKKGINPPSVKELYFSGQYLLKGLKIGVVAGMVALTEAVAIGRTFAAMKDYQIDGNKEMVAMGVMNVVGSMTSCYVATGSFSRSAVNYMAGCQTAVSNIVMSLVVVLTLAFITPLFKYTPNAILSAIIINAVINLVDLHAAKLIWKIDKFDFVACMGAFLGVIFFSVEMGLLIAVSISFAKILLQVTRPRTALLGKIPRTTVYRNILQYPEATKVPGILIVRVDSAIYFSNSNYIKERILRWLVDEEELTKESYQNKIQFLIVEMSPVTDIDTSGIHALEELNGSLKKREIQLILANPGPVVIHKLHASEFADLIGQDHIFLTVADAVSSCSPKIMNDV from the exons ATGAGGGGCGAAGAAGGGAATTTAGCTGAAGAGAATCTTGAAACAAAAGAGGGAACTCCATCTTCAGAGGATGAGAGATACATTCACAAAGTTTCAGTTCCACCAAAGCAGAAACTGTTCCAAGAAATCAAATCTGGAGTGAAAGAAACATTCTTCCCTGATGATCCTCTCCGTTCATTCAAGGATCAAACGAATCGCCGCAAATTTATCCTCGGAATCCGGGCCGTTTTCCCTATACTTGAATGGGGAAGAGATTACAATATCTCCAAGTTTAGAGGAGATGTCATTGCTGGACTCACCATTGCCAGTCTCTGCATTCCTCAG GATATTGGGTATGCAAAGCTTGCAAATTTGCCTCCACAGTATGGATTAT ATTCAAGTTTTGTTCCACCATTAATCTATGCACTTATGGGTAGCTCAAGAGATATAGCCATTGGTCCAGTGGCTGTTGTTTCTCTCTTGTTGGGGGCAATGCTTCAAACCGAAATCGATTCGGCTACGAACGCAGAAGAATACAGACGGCTGATCTTTACAGCTACATTCTTTGCAGGGATCACACAAGCCACCCTAGGAGTTCTAAG GTTGGGATTCCTAATTGACTTCTTGTCCCATGCTGCTATTGTTGGCTTCATGGGGGGAGCTGCCATCACCATTGCTCTCCAACAACTCAAAGGCTTTCTTGGCATAAAGGATTTCACAAAGAAAACGGATATTATCTCGGTTATGCAGTCGGTATTCAGCACGATGCAACACGGA TGGAACTGGCAGACAATAGTGATTGCTGCAACCTTCTTATGCTTTCTTCTATTTGCAAAATTCACT GGGAAGAGGAACAAGAAGCTGTTCTGGGTGCCTGCTATTGCTCCACTCATATCTGTTGTTCTGTCTACCCTTTTGGTTTACCTTACTCGTGCTGATAAGCAAGGGGTTGCAATT GTGAAACACATAAAGAAAGGAATCAATCCCCCATCTGTGAAAGAATTGTATTTCTCAGGTCAATACCTTCTAAAAGGGCTTAAGATCGGTGTCGTGGCGGGTATGGTAGCATTGACG GAAGCCGTAGCGATCGGAAGAACGTTCGCTGCAATGAAAGACTATCAAATTGATGGGAACAAGGAAATGGTAGCAATGGGAGTCATGAATGTTGTTGGTTCAATGACTTCCTGCTATGTAGCAACAg GTTCATTCTCTCGATCAGCCGTAAACTACATGGCTGGCTGCCAAACTGCAGTATCCAACATTGTGATGTCCCTTGTAGTAGTCCTAACTCTGGCATTCATCACTCCACTTTTCAAATATACACCAAACGCTATCCTATCTGCTATCATTATAAATGCTGTGATCAACCTGGTTGACTTGCATGCAGCGAAGTTGATATGGAAGATTGATAAATTTGATTTCGTTGCTTGTATGGGAGCCTTCCTCGGTGTCATCTTTTTCTCTGTAGAGATGGGGCTTCTAATTGCG GTATCCATTTCCTTCGCCAAAATCCTTCTACAAGTTACCAGACCACGGACTGCACTTCTTGGAAAGATCCCAAGGACAACCGTTTATAGAAACATACTGCAATATCCTGAAGCAACCAAAGTTCCTGGCATTTTGATTGTGAGAGTTGATTCAGCCATTTACTTTTCCAACTCGAATTACATCAAGGAAAG GATATTGAGATGGCTAGTTGATGAGGAAGAATTAACAAAAGAGTCCTACCAGAACAAAATCCAGTTTCTAATAGTTGAAATGTCAC CTGTCACTGACATAGACACAAGTGGCATACATGCTTTGGAAGAGCTAAATGGAAGTCTCAAGAAACGAGAAATACAG CTGATTCTAGCCAATCCAGGGCCCGTGGTGATCCACAAGCTTCACGCATCAGAGTTCGCAGATTTGATAGGACAAGACCATATCTTTCTCACAGTAGCAGATGCAGTATCATCGTGCAGTCCTAAGATAATGAACGATGTTTGA
- the LOC111788917 gene encoding uncharacterized protein LOC111788917, with protein sequence MSAPIKKTTSMTDITFDLGGGGSIHDRLPASPAPPTKPISQQLMSPRNHRRHSIDVQENANFLRDCSLCSRPLVPGRDIYMYRGDRGFCSDECRQQQMKQDERREKCSLASKKAAAKAAAVVSSSAAVVPPQISGKGETVAAS encoded by the exons ATGTCTGCTCCGATCAAAAAAACCACCAGCATGACCGACATCACCTTCGATCTCGGCGGCGGAGGCTCCATCCACGACCGATTACCGGCGTCGCCTGCTCCTCCGACAAAACCCATCTCCCAACAGCTGATGTCGCCAAGAAATCACAGAAGGCATTCGATTGATGTACAAGAAAACGCCAATTTCCTCAGAGATTGTTCTCTTTGCTCCCGCCCTCTTGTTCCCGGTCGTGATATTTACATGTACAG GGGAGACAGGGGATTCTGCAGCGACGAATGTCGGCAACAGCAAATGAAGCAAGATGAGAGAAGGGAGAAGTGCAGTTTAGCATCAAAGAAAGCGGCAGCCaaggcggcggcggtggtatCTTCATCGGCCGCCGTTGTTCCACCACAAATCTCCGGCAAGGGAGAAACGGTGGCTGCATCATAG
- the LOC111787766 gene encoding phosphatidylinositol transfer protein 3-like: MCSNLEVPSSIGCEKAILTEEQHMKISEVRRLLGPLSGKSSIYCSDPSISRYLRARNWNVKKATKMLKASLKWRSEYKPEEIQWDEVAHEAETGKLYCANYNDRHGRTVIVMRPCRQVPFVLCNPNRDLLNIFFILKFVFLVVILERIREEKRCS; encoded by the exons ATGTGTTCGAATTTAGAAGTACCTTCTTCGATTGGTTGTGAGAAAGCTATATTAACTGAAGAACAGCATATGAAG ATTTCTGAGGTGCGGAGGCTTTTGGGGCCGTTGTCTGGTAAATCGTCGATTTACTGTTCTGATCCATCCATTTCAAGATACTTAAGGGCAAGAAACTGGAATGTGAAGAAGGCAACTAAGATGCTGAAAGCAAGTTTGAAGTGGAGGTCAGAATACAAGCCGGAAGAAATTCAATGG GATGAGGTTGCTCATGAAGCGGAGACAGGGAAGCTTTATTGTGCGAACTATAATGACCGACACGGAAGAACAGTTATAGTCATGAGACCGTGTCGCCAGGTTCCATTTGTATTATGCAATCCTAACAGAGATCTACtgaacattttctttattttgaagtttgtgTTTCTTGTAGTTATTTTAGAAAGAATCAGGGAAGAAAAAAGGTGTTCTTAG
- the LOC111787764 gene encoding uncharacterized ATP-dependent helicase C29A10.10c-like encodes MGSRGRLLFDLNEPPVEDNEDGDVIVFQPQKAQPSANSHASDLFPSSGGPQRILNNHAFSHASSVSGFQPFVRSKLGSNPEMGEEQKKMSDQNSKVTSSSKLNNVETATPILVSGSRDTQSVEREEGEWSDAEGSADINGGSVLRKQLRPSQEQGLLSPSHDVSVNNSCNTKVSDSTIDKSSNHVPSTTDPEPNDRKNNSILNTENNVKLDTSTDSVQEETGLPSKQREVKGIEASHAIKCANNPGKRKIDQHLEAKLGKKRSRQTMFLNLEDVKMAGPMKTSTPRRQAFPPPITTRIVKEVHSATQVNERVGEKQTVNKDQKQGDVSSHEGVGISSESGESKLDSNGDMSSGLLARPNRPNNDGDIPAEAPLPPIPRQGSWKIPTDSRMQRNMQVSNRKPAISNQSSSDHKQINKKHLPAKKQNSVSSHQDSSVERLIREVTNEKFWHHPEETELQCVPGRFESVEEYIRVFEPLLFEECRAQLYSTWEELSETFSRDTHVMVRVKNIERRERGWYDVIVLPVNECKWSFKEGDVAVLSCPRPGSVRSKRNNTMSVEDEEDPESGGRVAGTVRRHVPLDTRDPPGAILHFYVGDSYDPSRIEEDHIVRKLQAKNVWFLTVLGSLATTQREYVALHAFRRLNMQMQSSILQPSPEQFPKYEQQSPAMPECFTQNFVEYLHRTFNGPQLSAIQWAATHTAAGTSSGTVKRQEPWPFTLVQGPPGTGKTHTVWGMLNVIHLVQYQHYYTSLLKKLAPESYKQAHESSSDHVSTGSIDEVLQNMDQNLFRTLPTLCPKPRMLVCAPSNAATDELLARVLDRGFIDGEMKVYRPDVARVGVDSQTRAAQAVSVERRTEQLLVKSRDEVLRWMHQLKVRETQLSQQISNLQRELNVAAAAVRSQGSVGVDPDVLVARDQNRDALLQNLAAVIEGRDKILVEMSRLLILEGRYRSNSNFNMEDARASLEASFANEAEIVFTTVSSSGRKLFSRLSHGFDMVVIDEAAQASEVAVLPPLSLGAARCVLVGDPQQLPATVISKAAGTLLYSRSLFERFQQAGCPTMLLSVQYRMHPQIRDFPSRYFYQGRLTDSESVANLPDETYYKDPILRPYTFFDITHGRESHRGGSVSYQNIHEAQFCLRLYEHLQKTVKSLVLGKVSVGIITPYKLQLKCLQREFEEVLNSEEGKDLYINTVDAFQGQERDVIIMSCVRASSHGVGFVADIRRMNVALTRARRALWVMGNANALMQSDDWAALITDAKSRNCYMDMESLPKDFLGQKGSTQSTLPGKNSSNTRGPRSVLPRHRSLDIHVESRSGTPSEDDEKSNSSVITRNGNYRSSKAAVETSAEDFDQSGDKLRDTWQYGMQKRQSSAGTVGKRDV; translated from the exons ATGGGTTCTCGAGGAAGATTACTATTTGATCTTAATGAACCCCCTGTCGAGGATaatgaagatggtgatgttATTGTCTTCCAGCCTCAAAAGGCTCAACCATCTGCAAATTCCCATGCGTCAGACTTATTTCCATCATCAGGAGGTCCCCAAAGAATATTAAACAACCATGCGTTTTCTCATGCCTCCTCCGTATCAGGTTTTCAGCCTTTTGTTCGAAGTAAACTTGGTTCTAATCCTGAAatgggagaagaacaaaagaaaatgtcagATCAAAATTCTAAGGTTACCTCATCATCCAAGTTAAACAATGTTGAGACTGCAACACCCATATTGGTTTCAGGTTCTAGAGACACTCAATCAGTAGAAAGGGAAGAAGGAGAATGGTCTGATGCTGAGGGTTCTGCAGATATAAATGGAGGCAGTGTTTTGCGTAAACAGTTAAGACCTTCACAAGAGCAGGGCTTACTTTCTCCTTCCCACGATGTTTCTGTGAACAATTCCTGCAACACCAAAGTTTCTGATAGTACCATAGATAAAAGTAGTAATCATGTACCTTCAACAACAGATCCAGAGCCAAATGATCGGAAAAACAACAGTATCCTAAATACAGAAAACAATGTTAAACTTGATACCTCCACAGATAGTGTTCAGGAAGAAACTGGGTTGCCTTCAAAACAAAGAGAAGTTAAGGGCATTGAAGCAAGTCATGCTATAAAATGTGCTAATAATCCTGGAAAGAGGAAAATAGATCAACATCTAGAAGCCAAGCTTGGGAAGAAGCGTAGTAGGCAGACAATGTTTCTTAATTTAGAAGATGTGAAGATGGCTGGGCCTATGAAAACTTCAACGCCTCGAAGGCAAGCATTTCCACCTCCTATAACCACGCGCATTGTGAAGGAAGTTCATAGTGCAACCCAAGTTAATGAACGTGTTGGGGAAAAACAGACTGTTAATAAAGACCAGAAACAAGGTGATGTTTCAAGTCATGAAGGAGTAGGCATTTCCTCGGAATCTGGTGAATCAAAATTGGACAGTAATGGTGATATGAGTTCTGGATTACTAGCTCGGCCAAACAGGCCAAACAATGATGGAGATATCCCAGCAGAGGCACCTTTACCACCAATTCCCAGACAGGGTTCATGGAAAATACCTACGGATTCAAGGATGCAGAGGAATATGCAGGTCTCCAATAGGAAACCAGCTATATCAAATCAAAGTTCTTCTGACCACAAGCAGATAAATAAGAAGCATCTTCCGGCCAAGAAGCAGAATTCTGTTAGTAGTCATCAAGACTCATCAGTTGAACGACTTATACGGGAGGTGACCAATGAAAAGTTTTGGCATCACCCAG AGGAAACTGAACTCCAGTGTGTTCCTGGTCGATTTGAATCTGTGGAAGAATACATCAGAGTGTTTGAACCTTTGTTATTTGAGGAGTGTCGGGCTCAACTTTACAGTACGTGGGAGGAACTCTCTGAAACATTCTCAAGAGATACACATGTGATGGTTCGTGTCAAGAATATTGAAAGGAGGGAAAGAG GATGGTATGATGTAATAGTTCTTCCTGTGAACGAGTGCAAGTGGTCATTCAAGGAGGGTGATGTGGCAGTTCTTTCATGCCCCAGACCTGGATCAG TCCGATCAAAGAGGAACAATACTATGTCTGTGGAGGATGAGGAAGACCCTGAATCTGGTGGACGTGTGGCTGGAACTGTTCGGCGACACGTTCCCCTTGACACTCGTGACCCGCCAGGCGCCATCCTGCACTTTTATGTTGGGGACTCATACGATCCTAGTAG GATTGAAGAAGATCATATAGTTAGAAAACTTCAGGCAAAGAATGTTTGGTTTTTAACGGTGCTCGGTTCTCTTGCAACAACCCAGCGAGAGTATGTTGCCCTGCATGCATTTCGTCGGCTCAACATGCAG ATGCAATCTTCAATCCTTCAGCCTAGTCCTGAACAATTTCCGAAGTATGAGCAACAGTCACCTGCTATGCCCGAGTGTTTCACGCAAAATTTTGTTGAGTATTTGCATAGGACCTTCAACGGACCTCAGCTATCTGCAATCCAATGGGCAGCAACACATACAGCTGCTGGTACAAGCAGCGGGACAGTCAAGAGGCAAGAACCATGGCCTTTTACACTCGTGCAAGGTCCTCCTGGAACAGGCAAGACACATACAGTTTGGGGAATGCTAAATGTTATCCATCTGGTTCAGTACCAGCATTACTATACTTCCTTGCTTAAGAAACTAGCACCAGAAAGCTATAAACAAGCTCATGAGAGCAGCTCAGATCATGTCTCTACTGGATCCATTGATGAGGTACTCCAAAACATGGACCAGAATCTTTTCCGCACTCTTCCCACACTGTGTCCTAAACCTAGAATGTTAGTCTGTGCACCTTCAAATGCTGCAACAGATGAGCTTCTTGCACGTGTTCTTGATCGGGGGTTTATTGATGGGGAAATGAAGGTTTATCGACCTGATGTGGCTCGAGTTGGTGTTGATTCACAAACACGTGCAGCCCAAGCAGTTTCAGTTGAGCGTAGAACAGAACAACTTTTGGTCAAAAGTAGAGACGAAGTCTTAAGATGGATGCACCAGCTAAAAGTTCGCGAAACTCAATTATCTCAGCAAATCAGTAATCTTCAGAGAGAACTCaatgttgctgctgctgctgttcgCTCTCAAGGATCTGTTGGTGTGGACCCTGATGTTCTGGTGGCTCGTGACCAAAATCGAGATGCATTGTTGCAAAACCTTGCTGCTGTAATAGAAGGTAGggataaaattttagttgagATGTCACGCCTACTTATTTTAGAAGGCAGGTATCGATCTAACAGCAATTTCAATATGGAGGATGCACGAGCTAGTCTTGAGGCTAGTTTTGCCAACGAGGCCGAGATAGTTTTCACTACAGTGTCAAGCAGTGGTCGCAAATTGTTTTCTCGACTATCTCATGGTTTTGACATGGTAGTCATTGATGAGGCGGCCCAAGCCAGTGAGGTAGCTGTTCTTCCGCCACTTTCTCTTGGGGCAGCAAGGTGTGTGCTTGTTGGAGATCCCCAGCAGCTCCCAGCTACTGTTATCAGTAAAGCAGCTGGAACATTGTTGTACAGTAGAAGTCTCTTTGAAAGATTCCAGCAAGCAGGATGTCCCACTATGTTGTTATCGGTGCAGTATAGAATGCATCCTCAAATACGTGATTTCCCTTCAAGGTACTTCTACCAAGGGCGCCTTACTGACAGTGAAAGTGTTGCTAATTTACCTGATGAGACATACTACAAAGACCCTATACTTAGACCTTACACTTTCTTTGATATTACGCATGGGCGGGAATCTCATAGAGGGGGATCTGTTTCGTatcaaaatattcatgaaGCACAATTTTGTCTTCGTTTGTATGAACATCTACAGAAAACCGTGAAGTCATTAGTCTTGGGTAAAGTTTCAGTTGGTATAATAACACCATACAAGCTCCAATTGAAGTGCCTCCAACGTGAGTTTGAGGAGGTTCTGAACTCTGAAGAAGGGAAGGATCTATATATTAATACTGTAGATGCTTTCCAAGGTCAAGAAAGAGATGTGATTATCATGTCTTGTGTGCGTGCCTCCAGCCATGGTGTTGGTTTTGTTGCAGATATTCGTCGAATGAATGTAGCACTGACCCGAGCAAGGAGAGCTCTTTGG GTGATGGGCAATGCTAATGCCTTGATGCAGTCTGATGATTGGGCTGCGTTGATCACTGATGCGAAGTCAAGGAACTGTTACATGGATATGGAATCCCTTCCGAAGGATTTCCTCGGACAGAAGGGATCCACTCAGTCTACTTTGCCTGGGAAGAACTCTTCCAACACTAGGGGCCCGAGATCAGTTCTTCCAAGACATAGGTCTCTAGATATACACGTGGAGTCGAGGTCTGGAACACCATCGGAAGATGATGAGAAATCAAACTCTTCAGTAATTACTAGGAATGGAAATTACCGGTCTTCTAAGGCTGCCGTAGAGACTTCCGCAGAAGATTTTGATCAGTCAGGTGACAAACTGAGAGACACTTGGCAATATGGTATGCAGAAAAGGCAAAGTTCTGCTGGGACAGTTGGGAAGAGAGATGTTTAA